tcaTGGTATATGCTCCCccacaatttaaattatttccaTTACAGATTCATTCATTTCTGCTGTAACACCAATACCAAAGGAAAATCTTTTTTCATCACCTATATTTACCTGTACAAGAAATACTATTATACATATTAAATGATATGTCCTTTTACTTTGTAAATGAAGAAAGTATGACAGGAAGAAAGATAAAAGAGCGTTAATgagattttgatttgaaattgttggaGAATCTGAGTGTTATTTGCGCACAGGTGTAGCTAGTATGAAAAGAAAGCgaaaataaaaggataaaaagagagaaaggagtaaagaaaaaaaaagaatcatctTTTGTATTAGTGATTTTGAATTCGTACAAAGAACACTGAGAGGTTCTAAAACCAGGCTCTAAGCACATGACCCTCTAATGTCAGACTCTCTGATTCCTTCTAACACACCACCTCTCTCATTTTTTTGCACTTTTTTTGCATTGGTTCTTTGTAGGAAGTTACTTCCCTCTGCTTTATcccatgctttttcttttcttttctctctctctctctcttgaaCCTGCTTTATTCCCATTGAACTCACCTCTAAAAAGAAGACGATCCTCCCTCGATCCTCCTTGTGTTCAGAAACAACACAAcctccctttctctctctctctctcgccCCCACCAAAAACCACAAAGGAAGAAGCCAAACACGCTCTTTTGCTCTTGTTTGTTCCCACATACCACCCTGTTCCTATTTTGGCATGAACATATTTTAAACAGTGAGTGCTTCTGAATCAGTTGCTATAACTATACGTCAAATTAGGGAATGGCATCACCATCAGAACTTACTCTTGATTGCAAGCCCCAAAGCTATTCCTTGCTACTCAAATCCTTTGGAGATCAAACTGATCAGACCTACAAGCTTGAAGAATTCCTCTCTCGCTTAGAGGAAGAACGTCTCAAGATTGACGCCTTCAAGCGTGAGCTTCCTCTCTGCATGCAACTTCTCACCAACGGTACACAATTCAAATCATCCTTTTATAAAAACCTccaataaattaattcaacattCACAATCCTAAACCTTAATTAAAGATTCAAGCTTCcgattctattttaaatatacagaCACATAGATAAATACATGCAACACTAACAAATTAACTCTTTCAGTATTCCGTTTTCTTATCATTCAGATTTTTCTAATAAAGTCAAGTTTGCATGTATCATCTTCTTCTTATATTACCAACATGAAACCATGATTTATATATTCTTCTGTGCACACCAAACAATTCATTAATTACCCACGCAATTCTTTTCATTGGAACAGCCATGGAGGCTTCAAGACAGCAACTTCAAGCCTTTAAAGTAAACCATGGTGCAAAACCGGTTCTGGAAGAATTCATACCGATGAAGCACTTGGCCTCAGAAAGCTCAGAGAAGGCAACAAACATGTCTGACAAGGCAAATTGGATGACATCTGCGCAACTTTGGAGCCAAGCGAGTGAAGGAGCCAAACACCAACCAACATTAACATCACCCAAAGAAGCTGATATAGGCTTCAGCATCAGCCCCAAGCTGGCTCTGGACAACAAGCAGAGGAACGGTGGAGGAGCCTTCCTTCCATTTTCAAAGGAAAGAAACTCCTGCCAAGGCTCCACATTGCGGCCTCTACCTGAACTTGCCCTTGCCTCTTCGGAGAAAGAAATGGAGGACAAGAAACGTGCAGAGGCAGAAAAGGGACTTTCGTGTCAGAATAAGAAGGAAAATTCTGGCAGTGATGGAGCTGTGGTTGATCAAGGAAAAAGTGGTAGCCCAGTTGCATCATCTCTTGCACAAACAACGACAACCACTTCGCAAACTCATAGGAAAGCTAGAAGGTGCTGGTCACCAGACTTGCACCGTCGATTTGTTAATGCTCTCCAGATGCTCGGTGGATCACAAGGTATATAACAGTTCAATTTAACATAGTTAATTGTTCCTTTGTTTGTTAACTGTATAACTTTGAgaaatattcattttcttttccgTCCGACAAGAAAGCGTATTACAAATATAACAGATTAGGCTGTTATATATatctaattgaaaattaatatatatgacTAGATTTTTAGCTTTATAGTATCGATTACTTTAAAGATTGTAATAAAGAAAgtgatttctaattttttttcatggtctttgaaaatgaaactaacagataaattataagaaaatggGTTATTTGAATTTTGCAGTGAGTAAACATGTGTGACTTTGAATGTTTTACAGTGGCAACCCCAAAGCAGATAAGGGAGTTGATGAAGGTTGACGGTTTGACCAATGATGAAGTTAAAAGCCATTTGCAGGTAAATGTTTTTCTGTTCAACTCTGCTTGTATGTTCAGACAGACAGGCACCTTTGTTGTTGCTGTACTGTTACTGTCATTGTCAACCTGACGTACCATTCTGCATTCCCAAACGAACTTTTTGGAGTTTTGTTACCGTGTTCTtttctttaatcaattaattaatgtaaaattcatAATTGCATTTCTTAATTATTCTGTTAACAGAAATATAGGCTTCACACAAGAAGACCCAGTCCAAGTCCTCAAGCGAATGCAGCAGCTCCACAGCTCGTGGTCCTAGGCGGAATCTGGGTCCCACCGGAATATGCCACTGCGGCACACACAGCCACCCCAACTCTCTACGGCGCCCACCCAACCTCTCACGCCCCGCCGCCACACTACTGCACTGCCACTCCTGTGCCGCAAGAGTTCTACACTGCGGCGCCGCAGCAGCAGCTGCTTCCGCCTCCTCCGCCTCATCACAACCCGTTGCACCACCTGCACATGTACAAGGCAACGGCACACGGGCATGGGTCGCCGGAGTCGGACGTTCCCGGCGGAGGAGAGAGGTCGGAGAGCATTGAGGACGGGAAGTCGGAGAGTAGCAGCTGGAAGGGAGAGAGTGGGGAGAACGAAGGGGAGAGGAAAGGGATTTGTGAAGAGAGCAATGGGAGTGAAATCACTCTGAAATTCTAGGGTTTGTGAGAAATGGTTTTAGAATTAGGGTTTTGCTTGCATCCTATCCGACACTACCTAGCCATGCATGTTGAAGTATTGATTAACAAGAATGGGAAGTAGAACATATTATCCTAAGCTGTACTTTTTGCATATATTTCTGTGGTAGAGGGTAAAAGAGGCATAAAAGTGgacatttgttttgtttttgctttacCAGATGCAAAGCATCGATGCTGCTATGTATGAGTATAAGTGTACTACTATGAAGGGAAGAATTGGATTCCTATAATTGGCATTTTCTGGGTTACAAATTTACCCTTAAGTTTCAGATGTAATAACAATGTCAGCCACTAaaaggattttttatttttccattgttACTTGGGCTGTTATGGAGAAGAAGGAACTgcttgaaaagaaagaagaacaagaagagaaacACAAGTATTgctttcattaaattttttaaatcaattaacatgttttttattcaaaacacaTATAAAACTTTTGCAaatggatatttaattttatttttaaataaggttATAATTTGAGGGAAGTCAAGTTACTTTTTTCTCAAGAATTATATTCACTTGGTCATTTGTCTTTGATCAAACCAATTCATTATACTTTCTAGTTTTTATGACATTCAATACAAACTCAATATCCAACAATCAAGATAATAATCTTACAAGATCTTAACAAAACATCTAGTAAAACTCAATCACAATCACACTTtaataacacacacacacacaaaaataaaggTCACTTGAGAAGCTAAACTTCCAATtataaatgagaaataaaagtaGTCTTCGAcgtatttttctatataaaattttgaattcaataattcatatataaaaaaaaaaacaaaaaactctaagaagtatttttttttcagctgACCAAATAACTCTATATTTAAAAAGTGTTCTTatccttttcaaaataaatttaagttagTTTTGTAACAAGTTGAATGAAATAATTAGTTGTAAAATCTATagtttttacatattaaaacgaattttaattcattaaaacgtAACTATTTGCAAATTCAcgatattttaatatgttaaagtgcacttttaatttgataaatcactttaaatgattttaatcaattaaaataataataataataataataaatacaagcGTGAAAacttttagtaattttaaattatgtttttaatcaaTAAGCATATGAATCTAGTTGATTGAGGATTTgagaaatcaatttttttctaattgtattttcctcttcttctccgCGAACCTTGTTCCACCTTCTTATCGTGTTCCTCCATTCTCCCTCCATTACATTGTTTCTGAATTCAAAGTGGCAAAAGTCGTCTCCCTCATTCGTTGAGAGCCATACACAGATCCCTCACAGCCATCACTAAGCTTCGTTTATCGCATAGGCAGAGCTTCATTCTTATTGGAGGTTTCAGCAATCTTGGTGGAGGGTTCGTCCTTCATTTACGCTATCATTGGGAAGCTGGTGTTGTGACATTAGGGTTCCAGGCTTCTTTTTCGAGGGTTCTTGGTCGATGGCTCTTCGTGCGTGTTTGAGAGCTTCTTCGAGGGTGAGAGTCCAAATTATTTGCTGGCCATGTAAAGAATGTGGACATTATGTCTATCAATGAATGTTAAATGTTAA
This genomic stretch from Vigna radiata var. radiata cultivar VC1973A chromosome 7, Vradiata_ver6, whole genome shotgun sequence harbors:
- the LOC106766876 gene encoding myb family transcription factor EFM — its product is MASPSELTLDCKPQSYSLLLKSFGDQTDQTYKLEEFLSRLEEERLKIDAFKRELPLCMQLLTNAMEASRQQLQAFKVNHGAKPVLEEFIPMKHLASESSEKATNMSDKANWMTSAQLWSQASEGAKHQPTLTSPKEADIGFSISPKLALDNKQRNGGGAFLPFSKERNSCQGSTLRPLPELALASSEKEMEDKKRAEAEKGLSCQNKKENSGSDGAVVDQGKSGSPVASSLAQTTTTTSQTHRKARRCWSPDLHRRFVNALQMLGGSQVATPKQIRELMKVDGLTNDEVKSHLQKYRLHTRRPSPSPQANAAAPQLVVLGGIWVPPEYATAAHTATPTLYGAHPTSHAPPPHYCTATPVPQEFYTAAPQQQLLPPPPPHHNPLHHLHMYKATAHGHGSPESDVPGGGERSESIEDGKSESSSWKGESGENEGERKGICEESNGSEITLKF